One window of Cupriavidus oxalaticus genomic DNA carries:
- the bcsZ gene encoding cellulose synthase complex periplasmic endoglucanase BcsZ, translating to MRRTLTGLGRWLAAGALACAALAPIAANAAPAPACKWADWDAFRQHLMSADGRVIDRSSDQQATVSEGQAYGLFFALVANDRASFDKLLAWTENNLAQGDLASRLPAWIWGKLTPAQAASAGHVDNPGSGWGVIDSNPASDADLWIAYALLEAGRLWQERRFTALGTLLARRILREETALLPGLGRTVLPGPQGFRLGDKRWRLNPSYVPLQVMRRLAAALPEEPAWQQMVGTSARLMLDTAPRGFSPDWVEYEAGRGFLPDAATRAESAYNAIRVYLWAGTLPADEPQRAALLRTFTPLADYVAARGYPPERIDTQTGQPGPNAGNGGFSAAVAPYLAALGRADQAAAQARRTRELAQREPGGQAGYYTQVLTLFGLGYLDGQYRFAQDGALLPAWKTGCPAR from the coding sequence ATGCGGCGCACGCTGACAGGGCTGGGCCGATGGCTGGCGGCCGGCGCGCTGGCCTGTGCCGCGCTGGCCCCCATTGCGGCCAATGCCGCGCCCGCACCGGCCTGCAAGTGGGCCGACTGGGATGCCTTCCGCCAGCACCTCATGAGCGCCGACGGGCGCGTGATCGACCGCAGCTCGGACCAGCAGGCCACCGTGTCCGAAGGCCAGGCCTATGGCCTGTTCTTCGCGCTGGTGGCCAATGACCGCGCCAGCTTCGACAAATTGCTGGCCTGGACCGAGAACAACCTGGCCCAGGGCGACCTGGCCTCGCGCCTGCCCGCGTGGATCTGGGGCAAGCTCACGCCCGCGCAGGCAGCCAGCGCCGGCCATGTGGACAACCCGGGCAGCGGCTGGGGCGTGATCGACAGCAACCCGGCATCCGACGCTGACCTGTGGATCGCCTACGCGCTGCTGGAAGCGGGCCGGCTGTGGCAGGAGCGCCGCTTCACCGCGCTCGGCACCTTGCTGGCGCGGCGCATCCTGCGCGAGGAAACCGCGCTGCTGCCCGGCCTGGGCCGCACCGTGCTGCCGGGACCGCAGGGCTTCAGGCTGGGCGACAAGCGCTGGCGCCTGAACCCCAGCTACGTGCCGCTGCAGGTGATGCGCCGGCTCGCCGCCGCGCTGCCGGAAGAGCCGGCGTGGCAGCAGATGGTCGGCACGTCGGCGCGGCTGATGCTGGACACCGCGCCGCGCGGCTTTTCGCCCGACTGGGTCGAATACGAAGCCGGCCGCGGCTTCCTGCCCGACGCGGCCACCCGCGCCGAAAGCGCCTACAACGCGATCCGCGTCTACCTGTGGGCCGGCACGCTGCCGGCCGACGAGCCCCAGCGCGCCGCGCTGCTGCGCACCTTCACGCCGCTGGCCGACTATGTCGCGGCCAGGGGCTACCCGCCCGAGCGCATCGATACCCAGACCGGCCAGCCCGGCCCCAACGCGGGCAACGGCGGCTTCAGCGCCGCGGTGGCGCCTTACCTGGCCGCGCTCGGCCGCGCCGACCAGGCCGCCGCGCAGGCGCGCCGCACGCGCGAGCTGGCGCAGCGCGAGCCCGGCGGCCAGGCCGGCTACTACACCCAGGTGCTGACGCTGTTCGGGCTCGGCTATCTCGACGGCCAGTACCGTTTTGCCCAAGACGGCGCGCTGCTGCCCGCATGGAAGACCGGATGCCCCGCGCGCTGA
- the bcsB gene encoding cellulose biosynthesis cyclic di-GMP-binding regulatory protein BcsB yields MTRSVPPRFHRPPLHAAAGLLALSCLSWPAGAQAPAAGAASVPAARPSATLLTPAATAPANSATHVLTLRQMGAYGPIALRGVDHARQLDIGVRLDEVVTAARLKLAFTYSPALVFPLSHIKLTLNDEVIATLPLEEKEAGRLVTRELDIDPRFFTDFNHLRVQLIAHYTLDHCEDPLHSSLWADISPATTLTLNTLRVSLPDNLALLPAPFFDRRDNRRVTVPFVLPAGADSATLRAAGVAASWLGALAAWREARFPVARTAPAGSDAIAFVTPQTIPAGLNLPAIAGPTVSLMPNPASPDRKLLVVAGRNAQELQTAVNALVLGKVAMAGNSARVESVDIGKPRRPYDAPAWAPTDRPVLLRELVADPRDLQVAGGNPNPIRVNLRVPADLYDWTRSNVPLNLRYRYTAPPTYNDSVLSIDINDQLVRSYRLRPLASTDDHNVVSVPLLSGTTASAAQRVGIPAFRVGSNNQMQFQFHIDSQKTALCSSTATDVARAAIDPDSTIDFSQFSHYTGLPNLAYFANSGYPFTRLADLADTAVVVPDAPTATDQEALLSLLGHMGKWTGLPSLRVTVVPTAKIDTVRDHNLLLIGTGSGAATLEKWGKSLPLLIARGKTEISLRDQRTSIRSNWLAGMREDPVTPVGRAILSADGPVAALVGFESPLADGNTVVALTATEDRRVADVLDALENPGKVAQMRGDLTVIRQDQVDGLRLGERYYVGDLPWYARIWVRVSAFPSLMAIGGLLAGLVVALSLFWTLGRLAARRGGS; encoded by the coding sequence ATGACCCGCTCCGTCCCGCCCCGCTTCCACCGGCCCCCGCTACACGCCGCCGCCGGCCTGCTCGCCCTGTCATGCCTGTCGTGGCCGGCGGGCGCGCAAGCTCCGGCCGCGGGCGCCGCGTCCGTGCCTGCCGCAAGGCCGTCAGCCACGCTCCTCACGCCTGCCGCAACCGCGCCGGCCAACTCCGCCACCCACGTCCTCACCCTGCGCCAGATGGGCGCCTACGGACCGATCGCGCTGCGCGGCGTGGACCACGCGCGCCAGCTCGATATCGGCGTGCGGCTCGATGAAGTGGTCACGGCGGCCAGGCTCAAGCTGGCGTTTACCTATTCGCCGGCGCTGGTGTTCCCGCTGTCGCATATCAAGCTGACGCTGAACGACGAGGTCATCGCGACTTTGCCGCTGGAAGAGAAGGAAGCCGGGCGACTGGTCACGCGCGAGCTCGATATCGACCCGCGCTTCTTCACCGACTTCAACCACCTGCGGGTGCAGCTGATCGCGCACTACACGCTGGATCATTGCGAGGACCCGCTGCACTCGAGCCTGTGGGCCGACATCAGCCCGGCCACCACGCTGACGCTCAATACCTTGCGCGTGTCGCTGCCGGATAACCTGGCGCTGCTGCCGGCACCGTTCTTCGACCGCCGCGACAACCGCCGCGTGACCGTGCCGTTCGTGCTGCCGGCCGGCGCCGACAGCGCGACGCTGCGCGCCGCCGGCGTGGCGGCATCGTGGCTGGGCGCGCTGGCCGCCTGGCGCGAGGCGCGCTTCCCCGTGGCGCGGACCGCGCCGGCCGGCAGCGATGCCATTGCCTTCGTCACGCCGCAGACCATTCCGGCGGGCCTTAACCTGCCGGCGATCGCCGGCCCCACCGTGAGTCTCATGCCCAACCCGGCCAGCCCGGACCGCAAGCTGCTGGTGGTGGCCGGCCGCAATGCGCAGGAGCTGCAGACCGCGGTCAATGCCCTGGTGCTGGGCAAGGTGGCCATGGCCGGCAACAGCGCGCGGGTGGAGTCGGTCGACATAGGCAAGCCGCGCCGGCCCTATGACGCGCCGGCGTGGGCGCCGACCGACCGCCCGGTGCTGTTACGCGAACTGGTGGCGGACCCGCGGGACCTGCAGGTCGCCGGCGGCAACCCGAACCCGATCCGCGTCAACCTGCGCGTGCCGGCGGACCTGTACGACTGGACCCGCAGCAACGTGCCGCTGAACCTGCGCTACCGCTACACCGCGCCGCCCACCTACAACGACTCGGTACTGAGCATCGACATCAACGACCAGCTGGTGCGCTCGTACCGGCTGCGCCCGCTGGCCAGCACCGACGACCACAACGTGGTCAGCGTGCCGCTGCTGTCGGGCACCACCGCGTCGGCGGCGCAGCGGGTCGGCATCCCGGCGTTCCGCGTCGGCAGCAACAACCAGATGCAGTTCCAGTTCCATATCGATTCGCAGAAGACGGCGCTGTGCAGCTCCACCGCGACCGACGTGGCCCGTGCGGCGATCGATCCCGACTCGACCATCGACTTCAGCCAATTTTCCCACTACACCGGCCTGCCCAACCTGGCGTACTTCGCCAACAGCGGCTATCCCTTCACCCGGCTGGCCGATCTCGCCGACACCGCCGTGGTCGTGCCCGACGCGCCGACCGCGACGGACCAGGAAGCGCTGCTGTCGCTGCTGGGCCACATGGGCAAGTGGACCGGCCTGCCGTCGCTGCGCGTGACGGTGGTGCCGACGGCAAAGATCGATACCGTGCGCGACCATAACCTGCTGCTGATCGGCACCGGCAGCGGCGCCGCCACGCTGGAAAAATGGGGCAAGTCGCTGCCGCTGCTGATCGCGCGCGGCAAGACCGAGATCTCGCTGCGCGACCAGCGCACCAGCATCCGGTCGAACTGGCTCGCCGGCATGCGCGAAGACCCGGTCACGCCGGTGGGGCGCGCCATCCTGTCAGCCGATGGCCCGGTGGCGGCGCTGGTCGGCTTCGAATCGCCGCTGGCCGACGGCAATACCGTGGTCGCGCTGACCGCCACCGAGGACCGCCGCGTGGCCGACGTGCTGGACGCCCTCGAGAACCCCGGCAAGGTGGCGCAGATGCGCGGCGACCTGACCGTGATCCGGCAGGACCAGGTCGATGGCCTGCGCCTGGGCGAGCGCTACTACGTCGGCGACCTGCCGTGGTATGCGCGCATCTGGGTGCGGGTGTCGGCCTTCCCGAGCCTGATGGCGATCGGCGGGTTGCTGGCCGGACTGGTGGTGGCGCTGTCGCTGTTCTGGACATTGGGCAGGCTGGCGGCGCGGCGCGGCGGGAGCTGA
- the surE gene encoding 5'/3'-nucleotidase SurE produces the protein MLRLPAALRLSLAAAALAAVATPAQALNVLLTNDDGCAAPGITAVRKALQDAGHRVITVGPASNQSGSGAAYAVPDGRTRLVVEPLAGGADTYCVHRVKPTYVAGGALNATNADYIGSGSPVDATAMGLKIVGPESGFTPDLVVSGANFGENLSDSIPHSGTVMNVLFAARRGVPAIALSVGVDFAEARSGFPATLAAFPKAGAFLARVIASLEATRRAAQPLLPVANPLSINYPITAGGQAPAGVRLTVPGTVDSFTTAYKRNADNTVSIEAGAADAELKALARTAETPAFLAKFITISPLDVDFRPTPLARGLFNRSHRDLAALAP, from the coding sequence ATGCTTCGACTTCCCGCCGCTTTGCGGCTGAGTCTCGCTGCCGCGGCCCTGGCCGCTGTGGCCACCCCCGCCCAGGCGCTCAATGTGCTGCTGACCAATGACGACGGCTGCGCCGCGCCCGGTATCACCGCGGTGCGCAAGGCCTTGCAGGATGCCGGGCACCGCGTCATCACGGTTGGCCCGGCCAGCAACCAGAGCGGCTCCGGTGCCGCCTATGCCGTGCCCGACGGACGCACGCGGCTGGTGGTGGAACCGCTGGCCGGCGGCGCCGACACGTACTGCGTGCACCGGGTCAAGCCCACCTACGTGGCCGGCGGCGCGCTCAACGCCACCAATGCCGACTACATCGGCAGCGGCTCGCCGGTCGATGCCACCGCCATGGGCCTGAAGATCGTCGGCCCGGAAAGCGGTTTCACGCCCGACCTCGTCGTCTCCGGCGCCAACTTCGGCGAGAACCTGTCGGACTCGATCCCGCATTCGGGGACGGTGATGAACGTGCTGTTCGCCGCGCGGCGCGGCGTGCCGGCCATCGCGTTGAGCGTCGGCGTCGACTTTGCCGAGGCGCGCAGCGGGTTTCCGGCAACGCTGGCAGCCTTTCCCAAGGCCGGGGCCTTCCTGGCCCGCGTGATCGCCAGCCTGGAGGCCACGCGGCGCGCGGCGCAGCCGTTGCTGCCCGTGGCCAATCCGCTCAGCATCAACTACCCGATCACCGCGGGCGGCCAGGCCCCGGCCGGCGTGCGCCTGACCGTGCCGGGCACGGTGGATTCGTTCACCACCGCATACAAGCGCAATGCCGACAACACGGTGTCGATCGAAGCCGGCGCAGCGGATGCCGAGTTGAAGGCGCTCGCCCGCACCGCCGAGACCCCGGCGTTCCTGGCCAAGTTCATCACCATCTCGCCGCTCGACGTGGATTTCCGCCCGACGCCGCTTGCGCGCGGCCTGTTCAACCGCTCGCACCGCGACCTGGCCGCGCTGGCGCCCTGA
- the dmpG gene encoding 4-hydroxy-2-oxovalerate aldolase, translating into MVQRITLHDMTLRDGMHPKRHQISLEQMKGIARGLDAAGVPLIEVTHGDGLGGASVNYGFPAHSDEEYLRAVLGELKNAHVSALLLPGIGTVDHLRMAHDIGVQTIRVATHCTEADVSEQHIGMARRLGMDTVGFLMMAHMAPVEVLVQQALLMESYGANCLYITDSAGHMLPHDVTEKLTAVRQALRPETELGFHGHHNLAMGVANSLAAIAAGATRIDAAAAGLGAGAGNTPMEVLVAVCERMGIETGVDVFRIADVAEDLVVPIMDQPIRIDRDALTLGYAGVYSSFLLFAKRAEAKYRIPAREILVELGRQRLVGGQEDMIEDTAITLARARGLLAA; encoded by the coding sequence ATGGTCCAACGCATCACCCTGCACGACATGACCCTGCGCGACGGCATGCATCCGAAGCGCCACCAGATCTCGCTGGAACAGATGAAGGGCATCGCCCGCGGCCTGGACGCCGCCGGCGTGCCGCTGATCGAAGTGACCCACGGCGATGGCCTGGGCGGCGCCTCGGTCAACTACGGCTTTCCGGCGCACAGCGATGAAGAGTATTTGCGCGCGGTGCTGGGCGAACTGAAGAACGCGCACGTGTCCGCGCTGCTGCTGCCCGGCATCGGCACCGTCGACCACCTGCGCATGGCGCACGACATCGGCGTGCAGACCATCCGCGTCGCCACCCATTGCACCGAGGCCGACGTGTCCGAGCAGCATATCGGCATGGCGCGCCGGCTCGGCATGGATACCGTGGGCTTCCTGATGATGGCGCACATGGCGCCCGTAGAGGTGCTGGTGCAGCAGGCGCTGCTGATGGAAAGCTATGGCGCCAACTGCCTGTACATCACCGACTCGGCCGGCCACATGCTGCCGCACGACGTCACCGAAAAGCTGACCGCGGTCCGGCAGGCGCTGCGTCCCGAAACCGAACTGGGCTTCCACGGCCACCACAACCTCGCCATGGGCGTGGCCAACTCGCTCGCCGCGATCGCCGCCGGCGCCACCCGCATCGACGCCGCCGCCGCGGGACTGGGCGCCGGCGCGGGCAACACGCCGATGGAGGTGCTGGTGGCGGTGTGCGAGCGCATGGGCATCGAGACCGGCGTCGATGTGTTCCGCATCGCCGACGTGGCCGAAGACCTGGTCGTGCCGATCATGGACCAGCCCATCCGCATCGACCGCGACGCGCTGACGCTGGGCTATGCCGGCGTGTATTCGTCGTTCCTGCTGTTCGCCAAGCGCGCCGAGGCCAAGTACCGCATCCCCGCGCGCGAGATCCTGGTCGAGCTGGGCCGGCAGCGCCTGGTGGGCGGCCAGGAAGACATGATCGAGGACACGGCGATCACGCTGGCGCGCGCGCGGGGATTGCTCGCGGCGTAG
- a CDS encoding acetaldehyde dehydrogenase (acetylating): MNKIRCALIGPGNIGTDLLYKLRRSDILEPVWMVGVEPSSEGLARARELGLKTTSDGIDGLLPHLEADDIRIAFDATSAYVHAGHSARLTARGVRVIDLTPAAIGPFCVPPVNLEAHIGSNEMNVNMVTCGGQATIPMVFAVSRVQPVAYGEIVATVSSRSVGPGTRRNIDEFTRTTAGAIEAVGGARQGKAIIVINPAEPPLIMRDTIHCLTDEAPDVAAITASVHDMIAEVRKYVPGYTLKNGPVFDGKRVSIFLEVEGLGDYLPKYAGNLDIMTASAARTAECIAAAMLSSATTTA; this comes from the coding sequence ATGAACAAGATCCGATGCGCCCTGATCGGGCCCGGCAATATCGGCACCGACCTGCTCTACAAGCTGCGCCGCAGCGACATCCTGGAACCGGTCTGGATGGTCGGCGTGGAGCCGTCATCCGAGGGCCTGGCACGCGCGCGCGAGCTCGGCCTGAAGACTACCAGCGACGGCATCGACGGCCTGCTGCCGCACCTGGAGGCCGACGATATCCGCATCGCCTTCGATGCCACGTCGGCCTACGTCCACGCCGGGCACTCGGCCAGGCTGACCGCGCGCGGCGTGCGCGTGATCGACCTGACGCCGGCGGCGATCGGGCCGTTCTGCGTGCCGCCCGTCAACCTCGAGGCCCATATCGGCAGCAACGAGATGAACGTGAACATGGTCACCTGCGGCGGCCAGGCCACCATTCCGATGGTGTTTGCGGTGTCGCGCGTGCAGCCGGTGGCCTATGGCGAGATCGTGGCGACGGTGTCGTCGCGCTCGGTCGGGCCCGGCACGCGCCGCAATATCGACGAATTCACGCGCACTACGGCAGGCGCGATCGAAGCCGTGGGCGGCGCGCGCCAGGGCAAGGCCATCATCGTGATCAACCCGGCCGAGCCGCCGCTGATCATGCGCGACACCATCCACTGCCTGACCGACGAGGCGCCCGACGTCGCGGCGATTACCGCGTCGGTGCACGACATGATCGCCGAGGTGCGCAAGTACGTGCCCGGCTACACGCTGAAGAACGGCCCGGTGTTCGACGGCAAGCGCGTCTCGATCTTCCTGGAGGTCGAGGGCCTGGGCGACTACCTGCCGAAGTACGCCGGCAACCTAGACATCATGACCGCCTCCGCCGCCCGCACCGCGGAGTGCATCGCCGCCGCGATGCTGTCCAGCGCCACCACCACTGCCTGA
- the dmpE gene encoding 2-oxopent-4-enoate hydratase, which yields MHPDQIATLSQELHHALVTRSPVPPLSGRGLALDVNDAYRIQQGFIAHRLAAGDRVAGKKIGVTSKPVQQMLDVHQPDFGILLQSMHYAAGQPIPTDTLIQPRAEGEIAFFLRRDLRGPGVTREDVLAATESVAACFEIVDSRIRDWRIRIEDTVADNASCGVYVLGDERVSPHGLDLAACAMTLEKNGECVATGLGSAALGHPADAVAWLANTLGSFGIPLLAGEAILSGSLAALIPVQAGDRLSMHITGIGGCSAAFC from the coding sequence ATGCACCCGGACCAGATCGCCACGCTCAGCCAAGAACTCCACCACGCGCTCGTCACGCGCTCGCCGGTGCCGCCACTGAGCGGCCGCGGCCTGGCGCTGGATGTGAACGACGCCTATCGCATCCAGCAAGGCTTCATTGCCCACCGCCTCGCCGCGGGCGACCGCGTCGCCGGCAAGAAGATCGGCGTGACCAGCAAGCCCGTGCAGCAGATGCTGGACGTGCACCAGCCGGACTTCGGCATCCTGCTGCAGAGCATGCACTACGCGGCGGGCCAGCCCATTCCGACCGATACGCTGATCCAGCCCCGCGCCGAGGGCGAAATCGCCTTTTTCCTGCGGCGCGACCTGCGCGGGCCGGGCGTGACGCGCGAGGACGTGCTCGCCGCGACCGAGTCGGTGGCGGCGTGCTTCGAGATCGTTGACTCGCGCATCCGCGACTGGCGCATCCGCATCGAGGACACCGTCGCCGACAACGCATCCTGCGGCGTCTACGTACTCGGCGACGAGCGCGTCAGCCCGCACGGACTCGACCTGGCCGCCTGCGCGATGACGCTGGAGAAAAACGGCGAATGCGTAGCAACGGGCCTGGGCAGCGCCGCGCTCGGCCATCCCGCCGATGCGGTGGCCTGGCTGGCCAACACGCTGGGCAGCTTCGGCATCCCGCTGCTGGCCGGCGAGGCCATCCTGTCGGGCTCGCTCGCGGCGCTGATCCCGGTCCAGGCCGGCGACCGGCTGTCCATGCACATCACCGGCATCGGCGGCTGCAGCGCCGCGTTTTGCTGA